One genomic segment of Leptospira stimsonii includes these proteins:
- a CDS encoding AMP-dependent synthetase/ligase, with protein MSSKVTAKNLAELYYDSAQKYGDKAAFGTRNKNKEFVTITFREVYESGVALATGLMAELGLKAREHVAVLSENRKEWIIANYGILLSGAADVPRGTDVTDGDIRYILPHSDAKIVFVENESVLRKVQKNLNHLPNVTQIVLMDGDANSTDQKIIRMEDLIAKGKKLRASGDRKVEERVAAINPDDLFTIIYTSGTTGEPKGVMLTHANMISQLRNIPIDIGPNDRFLSILPVWHSFERVFQMGTIAMGAGQYYTNVRNIKEDLLIVKPTFMASAPRLWENIFHGIQSKIQSGSATKRLLFRFAYFCALKVQRALHFFHGDRLDLKGRNILQSLSMGGQSLLTIITFTIPYIFLDLIVLKKIRQATGGKLRGTVSGGGALPLHIDEFFNAIGIPLFEGYGLTETSPGIAFRTPDHLVIGSVGPLFPEVEIFLKDVETGNILFPPKKGVKGEIHVRGPQIMKGYYKRPEVTAKVLSNDGWLNTGDLGMITYNNTLQIVGRTKETVVLLNGENIEPVPIENKLVQSPFIDQIMVVGQDQRFLGALVLPVLDQFQDFGETYQELAANPIVREKIMREVKEAMNSESGFKSFEKVVDIRLLPKAFEVGDELSAKMSIKRHIITEKYQGLIDSMYQ; from the coding sequence ATGAGTTCAAAAGTCACGGCAAAAAACTTAGCGGAATTGTACTATGATTCGGCGCAGAAATACGGAGACAAGGCGGCATTTGGCACAAGAAATAAAAACAAAGAATTTGTTACCATAACGTTTCGCGAAGTATATGAGTCAGGCGTAGCGCTCGCAACGGGGTTGATGGCTGAATTGGGATTGAAAGCTCGCGAACATGTGGCCGTCTTATCGGAGAATAGAAAGGAATGGATCATTGCAAACTATGGAATATTGTTAAGCGGTGCCGCCGATGTTCCACGGGGAACGGATGTAACAGATGGAGATATTCGTTATATTCTCCCTCATTCTGACGCAAAAATTGTATTCGTTGAAAATGAATCTGTATTGAGAAAGGTGCAGAAGAATCTAAATCATCTGCCGAACGTTACACAAATCGTCCTAATGGATGGAGATGCAAACTCAACTGATCAAAAGATCATTCGAATGGAAGACCTAATTGCGAAAGGAAAAAAACTGCGAGCCTCCGGTGACCGCAAAGTGGAAGAACGAGTCGCGGCGATTAATCCCGATGATCTATTTACCATCATCTACACCTCCGGCACAACGGGAGAACCGAAAGGTGTCATGCTAACTCATGCCAATATGATTTCGCAATTGCGTAACATTCCGATAGATATCGGTCCTAACGATCGATTCCTTTCGATTCTACCCGTGTGGCACAGCTTTGAAAGAGTATTTCAGATGGGGACGATTGCGATGGGGGCCGGACAGTATTACACGAATGTACGAAATATTAAGGAAGATTTATTAATTGTTAAACCTACTTTTATGGCATCTGCACCACGATTGTGGGAAAATATTTTTCACGGGATTCAGTCTAAAATCCAATCCGGATCGGCGACAAAAAGACTCCTATTTAGATTCGCCTATTTTTGCGCTCTAAAGGTTCAACGTGCTTTGCATTTTTTTCACGGGGATCGTCTGGATTTAAAAGGAAGAAATATTCTACAATCATTATCGATGGGTGGACAATCTCTTTTAACAATCATAACATTCACTATTCCTTATATATTTCTTGACCTGATCGTTCTTAAGAAAATTCGACAGGCAACCGGCGGCAAACTGCGTGGTACAGTTTCAGGCGGAGGAGCACTTCCTCTTCATATTGATGAATTCTTTAATGCCATTGGAATCCCTCTGTTCGAAGGATATGGTTTAACCGAAACCTCTCCAGGGATCGCATTCCGTACACCTGATCATTTGGTAATAGGAAGCGTGGGACCGCTTTTTCCCGAAGTGGAAATATTTCTAAAAGATGTCGAGACTGGAAATATTTTATTTCCACCTAAAAAAGGTGTGAAAGGGGAAATTCATGTACGCGGCCCACAAATCATGAAAGGTTATTATAAACGTCCTGAAGTTACAGCTAAGGTTCTCAGTAACGATGGATGGCTGAATACCGGTGATCTTGGGATGATTACGTATAACAATACGCTTCAAATAGTGGGTAGGACAAAAGAGACCGTAGTTTTACTCAATGGAGAGAATATCGAACCTGTTCCCATTGAAAACAAACTTGTACAATCACCTTTTATCGATCAGATCATGGTCGTTGGACAGGATCAAAGATTTTTAGGAGCCTTAGTTCTCCCCGTTCTAGATCAGTTTCAAGACTTTGGAGAGACATATCAAGAACTCGCGGCTAATCCTATTGTGCGGGAAAAAATTATGCGCGAAGTTAAAGAAGCGATGAATTCAGAAAGTGGATTTAAGAGTTTTGAAAAGGTTGTAGATATTCGTTTGCTTCCAAAGGCCTTCGAAGTAGGAGACGAACTTTCTGCGAAAATGTCCATCAAACGACATATAATCACGGAAAAATACCAAGGATTAATCGATTCAATGTATCAATGA
- a CDS encoding helix-turn-helix transcriptional regulator: MKQFLIWNDFATYRGDGFLTGRHSHFYIQISLPDEGRVQLRTRDGDWKTYNSVFIPSGVSHEMRRVEGKLTLFFLDPLTTGNHLFYERSLAANHSAFEVGDIFTDKRKEQIASILSSSDTKVRTQLLDILNKDFPKRGKGELDERIQKSISNAELDDFSLTSLAFEARLSVERFRHLFRQETGVPFSAYRLWLKTKKAVDNLANHPHLLDAAYEGGFADQSHFTRIFRRSFGISPSDFTKKNEPFSAIFFSK; encoded by the coding sequence ATGAAGCAATTTTTAATATGGAATGATTTTGCTACATATCGAGGGGACGGATTTTTAACGGGACGTCACAGTCATTTTTATATTCAGATTAGTTTACCCGATGAAGGCCGTGTTCAATTACGCACTCGCGACGGCGACTGGAAAACATATAACTCGGTTTTTATTCCATCCGGTGTAAGCCACGAAATGCGACGAGTGGAAGGTAAATTAACATTATTTTTTCTAGATCCATTGACAACGGGGAATCATCTTTTTTACGAAAGAAGTTTGGCGGCTAATCACTCTGCATTTGAAGTTGGTGATATATTCACCGACAAAAGAAAGGAACAGATAGCGTCCATTCTAAGTTCGTCCGATACGAAAGTAAGAACACAACTTCTTGATATTCTAAATAAAGATTTTCCGAAGAGAGGAAAGGGCGAGTTGGATGAACGTATTCAAAAAAGCATTTCCAATGCTGAGCTGGACGATTTCTCTCTTACCAGTTTAGCTTTTGAAGCTCGACTATCGGTCGAACGTTTTCGCCATCTTTTTAGACAGGAAACCGGTGTCCCTTTTTCTGCCTATCGCCTTTGGTTAAAAACAAAGAAGGCTGTCGATAATTTGGCGAATCACCCCCACTTGCTGGATGCGGCGTATGAAGGAGGCTTTGCGGACCAATCTCACTTTACACGAATTTTCCGGCGATCTTTCGGAATTAGTCCCTCCGACTTTACGAAAAAGAACGAGCCTTTCAGCGCGATCTTCTTTTCAAAATAG